The window CTTGTACTCCAGCATCTTTAATTAAATAGACTGCACTTGCCAACGATGCCATACCGCTTCCAATAAGATATATCTTAGCCTCTTTTGGATTTTTATTTTTTGTTTTACTCATGATTTTACATATAATAATTAAAAAGCAAAGCAGTAACTGTTAGTCGTTTTCTTCAAATTAGTTATATTATTTGGACCTATAATCAAAGACTAAAACTACCACGCCTTTCCAGTTACAGCGATGCTTTACACTACTTTAATTGTGATTTTGATTTTTTAAGTTGAATGCTAAAGCAATTCTGAAAATACCAGCAGAAATAAATGCTAAAGCTGTCATATATACAATACTTAAACCTGCAATAATAGGATTAGCTAATAGCAGAAACGAAAAAAGGATAATAAGGCATCCAAAAAATAGCAACCACCCCCAAGATAAAAGCCCAAAGGTTTTAATCTGAAAGGATAACCCAATGGCCATAAACCCCTGAAACAACAACCAAAACCCAATATAAAAAGGTAGAATTGCCATAGTCATTAACGGATGCGTAATTAACAATACCCCTATTATAAGATCTAAAACACCACCTGCTAAATACCACCCCCAACTACTGATCTCTTGTCTATTAGAAATAGAAAATATAATTTGAGAGCCTCCTGAAATCAGGATAAACACACTAAAAATAATACTTAAAGACACATAACTAGCTAATGGTGTTTGAAAAACCCAAATACCCGCTATAATATAAAGCACCCCTATTAAAAGAGAAATCCACCAATTTTTCACTGTACTTAAAACCTTAGTTTCCATAACCTCATTATTTTAAATTATTAATCGACATTATTTTTAAAAAGATCTTTTAAAGCAGATCCAAGCTCGTCCATATCATGCGTAAACTCACGTTCAAACTTTTGTTCGTTAGCTATGGTTGTTTCATTAAAAGAGATGACTCCCTCTTTAAACTCATTCCTTTTTTTTGCTAATTTGTCTTTAAGCGCTTCGTTTTTTTGCTCTAGCTGATCTAAAGCTGTTGTTAACTTTTCTTTTTCTGCTTTACTTACTGTTTCAATTTTAGTTCTCAATGCTTTAATTTGAGTGTCTGTTGCTTCGATAGCTGACTGAGATGCATTTTCAAATTTTTTCCAATTCGAATTCACTGTCATTTTAATCTCCTTGTTAGTATCCACTGCTCCTTTTTTGAGATCTTTACCGAGTGCTTTAGCATCTTCTTTAACAGCTTTAGCATCTTGCTTAGAAGATTGCCCACAGCTAATTAATGTACTTCCTGCCATAATAACAATTACAGCTAAGGCTAATATTTTTGCTTTCATATCTAAACTATTTAAGTTAATTACTACGTTTTTTATTACTTATTAATCCACAATATCCTCACCTAAAGCACTGTGTAATTGATATAATTTTTCTTCTTCCTTTTTGATTCTTTTGCTCAATCTGTTTTTTCTAGCCTTAGCGTATGCATCCGTCACGGAATGCTCAAAACCATCCAAACGTGTTTCTAACTTATGAATTCGAGATTTAGTTTGGCTTTTAATCTTATTTAAAGTGGCTTTTCTTTTAGCTTCTAACGCGACGATATGCGCTTTTCGTTTTGCTTTTAAATCTGTAATCTTAGCCTTAATCTTATCTTTTTCATTTGCTGTTGCTTGTCTCAGTTTTTCGCGTTCATCCTCTATACTATCTTCAAAGTTTTCTACCTGTTCATCCACATAATCATCGAATTCTATACCTGCTTCACTTCTAATAATTTCTGAGCTTAACCCGTTAAGTGCTTCGTCAATAAACACAGAACTATCTTCTGCTACTTCTGCAACAATTGCAATAGTACCAATAGTCATTTTTTTACTTACATTTTTAATAAATTCTGCTTCAAAATTAGAGCGACTAACATCCCAAACCGCACCTACCGCAGTTCCTGTGTACAACCCAATAACAAATCCAAGAGGGCCAACTAAAGCACCTGCCATCCCACCAAGCGCCATACCTGTAAAAACCCTCCAACCTTCTCCATCGGTTTGATCTTTTAACACTTGATATTGATTGTGCTCTTTTTTACGAATCATCATATGCTCATACAATGTAATATCACCATATGCATCCAATGCTTTAATTTTGTGTAAAGCTTCTATCGCTTTGTCTTCTTCCTTAAAAGGAATAACTATGATATTTGCCATTTTTATAGATTTTAAAAATTAATATTTATTTAGTGAAATGCTTTAGCAACTGTTTGGAGTTCTACTTTAAGTGTTTTATCAAAT is drawn from Psychroserpens sp. NJDZ02 and contains these coding sequences:
- a CDS encoding HdeD family acid-resistance protein translates to METKVLSTVKNWWISLLIGVLYIIAGIWVFQTPLASYVSLSIIFSVFILISGGSQIIFSISNRQEISSWGWYLAGGVLDLIIGVLLITHPLMTMAILPFYIGFWLLFQGFMAIGLSFQIKTFGLLSWGWLLFFGCLIILFSFLLLANPIIAGLSIVYMTALAFISAGIFRIALAFNLKNQNHN
- a CDS encoding DUF1269 domain-containing protein translates to MANIIVIPFKEEDKAIEALHKIKALDAYGDITLYEHMMIRKKEHNQYQVLKDQTDGEGWRVFTGMALGGMAGALVGPLGFVIGLYTGTAVGAVWDVSRSNFEAEFIKNVSKKMTIGTIAIVAEVAEDSSVFIDEALNGLSSEIIRSEAGIEFDDYVDEQVENFEDSIEDEREKLRQATANEKDKIKAKITDLKAKRKAHIVALEAKRKATLNKIKSQTKSRIHKLETRLDGFEHSVTDAYAKARKNRLSKRIKKEEEKLYQLHSALGEDIVD